One region of Miscanthus floridulus cultivar M001 chromosome 19, ASM1932011v1, whole genome shotgun sequence genomic DNA includes:
- the LOC136529970 gene encoding mitogen-activated protein kinase 4 gives MAMMVDPPNGMASQGKHYYTMWQTLFEIDTKYVPIKPIGRGAYGIVCSSVNRETNEKVAIKKINNVFDNRVDALRTLRELKLLRHLRHENVIALKDIMMPAHRRSFKDVYLVSELMDTDLHQIIKSSQPLSNDHCQYFLFQLLRGLKYLHSAGILHRDLKPGNLLVNANCDLKICDFGLARTNNTKGTFMTEYVVTRWYRAPELLLCCDNYGTSIDVWSVGCIFAELLGRKPIFPGTECLNQLKLIVNVLGTMSEADLEFIDNPKARKYIKSLPYTPGIPLTSMYPQAHPLAIDLLQKMLVFDPSKRISVTEALEHPYMSPLYDPSANPPAQVPIDLDIDENLGVDMIREMMWQEMIHYHPEVLTRMTM, from the exons ATGGCGATGATGGTGGATCCCCCCAATGGCATGGCAAGTCAAGGAAAGCACTACTATACTATGTGGCAGACACTATTTGAGATCGACACCAAGTATGTGCCAATCAAGCCCATCGGAAGAGGAGCTTACGGAATCGTTTGCTCATCTGTTAACCGTGAGACCAATGAAAAAGTCGCAATAAAAAAGATAAACAACGTCTTTGACAACCGTGTGGATGCGCTAAGGACACTGAGGGAGCTGAAGCTCCTTCGGCATCTAAGGCACGAGAATGTTATCGCTCTCAAGGATATAATGATGCCAGCGCATAGAAGGAGCTTCAAGGACGTTTACTTGGTTTCTGAGCTCATGGATACTGATCTGCATCAAATAATTAAGTCATCTCAACCACTTTCCAATGATCACTGCCAGTATTTCCTTTTTCAG CTGCTCCGAGGCCTGAAGTACCTTCATTCAGCTGGGATACTCCATAGAGACCTAAAGCCAGGGAACCTCCTGGTTAATGCAAATTGTGACTTGAAGATATGTGATTTTGGGCTTGCCCGCACAAACAACACCAAAGGTACGTTTATGACAGAATATGTTGTCACCCGCTGGTACAGGGCCCCTGAGCTGCTGCTATGCTGTGACAACTATGGTACCTCCATAGATGTCTGGTCAGTTGGTTGCATATTTGCAGAGCTACTTGGCCGCAAGCCCATCTTTCCAGGAACTGAGTGCCTTAATCAACTTAAGCTCATTGTCAATGTTCTTGGCACCATGAGCGAGGCTGACCTTGAGTTCATTGACAACCCGAAAGCCCGCAAGTATATCAAGTCCCTTCCATACACCCCAGGCATTCCCCTCACCAGCATGTACCCACAAGCACACCCTCTTGCCATCGACCTGTTGCAGAAGATGCTTGTCTTTGATCCCTCCAAAAGAATTAGTGTCACCGAGGCTCTGGAGCACCCGTACATGTCTCCGCTCTACGATCCGAGTGCAAACCCACCTGCTCAGGTGCCAATCGATCTTGACATAGATGAAAATCTCGGCGTAGATATGATCCGGGAAATGATGTGGCAGGAGATGATCCATTACCACCCCGAGGTCCTCACAAGAATGACCATGTGA
- the LOC136529971 gene encoding uncharacterized protein isoform X1, whose protein sequence is MPTLNLSTNVPVDAVVAADILKDCSKAVARIIGKPESYVMVSINGSVPMSFAASEEPAAYGELVSIGGIGPGVNGKLSAAVAEVLETKLSVSRDPTLASTDPHSEQLQQNRRRWLLRPIIQLNPSIHTISTSINVDHVYHLHLRRRPWKLHH, encoded by the exons ATGCCGACGCTGAACCTGAGCACCAACGTGCCGGTGGACGCGGTAGTCGCCGCCGACATCCTCAAGGACTGTTCCAAGGCCGTCGCCAGGATCATTGGCAAGCCCGAATCG TATGTTATGGTGTCGATCAACGGGTCGGTGCCCATGTCGTTCGCGGCCAGCGAAGAGCCGGCGGCGTACGGCGAGCTCGTGTCCATCGGCGGCATCGGCCCCGGCGTCAACGGGAAGCTGAGCGCCGCCGTCGCTGAGGTCCTCGAGACCAAGCTCTCCGTCAGCAG AGATCCAACTTTGGCTTCAACGGATCCACATTCTGAACAACTCCAGCAGAATCGAAGACGATGGTTGCTGCGTCCAATCATCCAGCTCAATCCGTCAATACATACCATCAGTACATCAATAAACGTTGATCATGTGTATCACCTGCACCTCCGTCGTCGCCCATGGAAATTACACCACTAG
- the LOC136529971 gene encoding uncharacterized protein isoform X2, which translates to MPTLNLSTNVPVDAVVAADILKDCSKAVARIIGKPESYVMVSINGSVPMSFAASEEPAAYGELVSIGGIGPGVNGKLSAAVAEVLETKLSVSRSRFYIKFDDVQRSNFGFNGSTF; encoded by the exons ATGCCGACGCTGAACCTGAGCACCAACGTGCCGGTGGACGCGGTAGTCGCCGCCGACATCCTCAAGGACTGTTCCAAGGCCGTCGCCAGGATCATTGGCAAGCCCGAATCG TATGTTATGGTGTCGATCAACGGGTCGGTGCCCATGTCGTTCGCGGCCAGCGAAGAGCCGGCGGCGTACGGCGAGCTCGTGTCCATCGGCGGCATCGGCCCCGGCGTCAACGGGAAGCTGAGCGCCGCCGTCGCTGAGGTCCTCGAGACCAAGCTCTCCGTCAGCAGGTCCAGATTCTACATCAAATTCGATGACGTCCAG AGATCCAACTTTGGCTTCAACGGATCCACATTCTGA
- the LOC136528512 gene encoding protein LOW PHOTOSYNTHETIC EFFICIENCY 1, chloroplastic-like isoform X4: MPSSLSALHSTAASHLARPRLRRTAANARASSLLRLPLGRRSRWVAAEFATGGAGGTATGGGGGRARRGVGIDVAAVAAALRDARTADDVESLVNAFLNDDSGGEARLLPLQVYTCVIRGLGKDNRPDAAFAVVEHLKRRGAALNQFVYNCLLGAVKSSGEFGRIQAVLDDMEAQGVSPNIVTFNTLMSIYVQQGRVEDVLRVYADVQERGLVPTAATYSTVMSAYKKAGDAFAAIEFFVMLRGRYRNGELVVGSRGDWEQEFVKFEKLTVRACYLSMRRSLVEGKNPAGEVLKVLLAMDEAGVRPERSDYERLVWACTGEEHYAIGKELYQRIREGGDGGEISLSVCNHLIWLMGKAKKWWAALEIYEDLLDKGPKPNNLSHELIMSHFNILLDAAKRRGIWRWGVRLLNKMQEKGLKPGSKEWNAVLLACSRASEASAAVDIFKKMVEEGLKPDVVSYGALLSALEKGKLYDEALKVWEHMCKVGIKPNLYAYTILVSIYIGKGNHVMVDAVLHDMLSKRIEPTVVTFNAIISACVRNNSSGNAFEWFHRMKMRGIEPNEITYQMLIEALVQDGKPRLAYEMYMKACNQGLQLPAKSYDTVLEACKAYGSIADLTTLGPRPSKGLEPIRIENSFSSFSQFKDLHSSSHHFAGIGMYGFFGYRMATTHVTLLYLALLYSCLQPFSLQTQFNIKKH; this comes from the exons ATGCCTTCCTCCCTGTCCGCCCTCCACTCCACCGCCGCCAGCCACCTCGCACGCCCTCGACTCCGGCGGACGGCCGCCAACGCGCGCGCCTCCTCCCTCCTTCGCCTGCCGCTCGGCCGCCGCTCCCGCTGGGTCGCTGCCGAG TTCGCGACCGGCGGCGCTGGCGGCAcggccaccggcggcggcggcggcagggcgaGGCGAGGCGTGGGCATCGACGTCGCCGCGGTCGCCGCGGCGCTGCGCGACGCTAGAACGGCCGACGACGTGGAGTCCTTGGTGAATGCCTTCTTGAACGACGACAGCGGCGGCGAGGCCCGGCTCCTGCCACTCCAGGTGTACACGTGCGTCATACGGGGGCTCGGCAAGGACAACCGCCCGGACGCCGCGTTCGCCGTCGTGGAGCATCTCAAGCGGAGAGGGGCCGCACTGAACCAGTTCGTGTACAACTGCCTCCTCGGCGCCGTCAAGAGCAGCGGCGAGTTCGGCCGGATCCAAGCCGTCCTCGACGACATGGAGGCGCAGGGGGTGTCCCCGAACATCGTCACCTTCAACACGCTGATGTCGATCTACGTGCAGCAGGGCAGGGTCGAGGACGTCCTCAGGGTGTACGCCGACGTCCAGGAGCGCGGGCTCGTGCCGACCGCCGCGACCTACTCCACGGTGATGTCCGCCTACAAGAAGGCGGGGGACGCGTTCGCGGCCATCGAGTTCTTCGTCATGCTCAGGGGCAGGTACAGGAACGGGGAGCTGGTGGTGGGGAGCCGTGGTGACTGGGAGCAGGAGTTCGTCAAGTTCGAGAAGCTGACTGTCCGGGCGTGCTACCTGTCGATGCGGCGGTCGCTCGTCGAGGGGAAGAATCCGGCTGGCGAGGTGCTGAAGGTCCTCCTCGCCATGGATGAGGCAGGTGTCCGGCCGGAGAGGAGTGACTACGAGCGGCTCGTCTGGGCGTGCACGGGGGAGGAGCATTACGCCATTGGCAAGGAGCTGTACCAGAGGATTCGTGAGGGTGGCGATGGGGGCGAGATCAGCCTGTCCGTCTGCAACCACCTGATTTGGCTGATGGGCAAGGCGAAGAAATGGTGGGCGGCTCTCGAGATCTACGAGGATTTGCTGGACAAAGGGCCGAAGCCGAACAATCTGTCTCATGAACTGATCATGTCACACTTCAACATTCTGCTGGATGCTGCCAAGAGAAGGGGAATTTGGAGGTGGGGTGTTAGGCTGCTCAACAAGATGCAGGAGAAGGGATTGAAGCCCGGAAGCAAGGAGTGGAACGCGGTTCTCCTCGCATGTTCAAGGGCTTCTGAAGCATCGGCGGCGGTGGATATCTTCAAGAAGATGGTAGAGGAAGGGTTGAAGCCAGATGTGGTTTCCTATGGCGCATTGCTGAGTGCACTTGAGAAAGGCAAGCTATATGATGAGGCATTGAAGGTCTGGGAACACATGTGCAAGGTTGGCATCAAACCAAACCTCTATGCATACACGATTCTGGTGTCGATTTACATCGGCAAGGGCAACCATGTTATGGTGGATGCTGTTCTTCATGACATGTTGTCGAAACGGATCGAGCCAACCGTTGTCACCTTCAATGCGATAATCAGCGCTTGCGTGAGGAATAATTCGAGTGGAAATGCCTTTGAGTGGTTTCACAGGATGAAGATGCGGGGCATTGAGCCGAATGAAATTACATACCAGATGTTGATTGAAGCTCTTGTGCAAGATGGCAAACCAAGACTTGCTTATGAGATGTACATGAAGGCTTGCAACCAAGGTCTTCAGCTTCCTGCAAAGTCATATGACACTGTACTGGAGGCGTGTAAGGCTTATGGTTCCATAGCAGATCTAACTACTTTGGGTCCTCGCCCTTCAAAAGGGTTGGAACCCATCAGGATAGAGAATAGCTTTTCCAGTTTCTCTCAATTCAAGGATCTGCATAGCAGCTCTCATCATTTTGCAGGCATTGGAATGTATGGATTTTTCGGATACAGAATGGCAACCACGCATGTAACATTACTCTATCTCGCCCTGTTGTATAGTTGCCTTCAGCCCTTCAGCCTCCAAACCCAATTCAACATTAAAAAACATTGA
- the LOC136528512 gene encoding protein LOW PHOTOSYNTHETIC EFFICIENCY 1, chloroplastic-like isoform X1: MPAATSCWSLVAAPQQSAPQTDSLRLSQFQRPPVPAPRPRRRHAFLPVRPPLHRRQPPRTPSTPADGRQRARLLPPSPAARPPLPLGRCRECCDASRSRTSQFATGGAGGTATGGGGGRARRGVGIDVAAVAAALRDARTADDVESLVNAFLNDDSGGEARLLPLQVYTCVIRGLGKDNRPDAAFAVVEHLKRRGAALNQFVYNCLLGAVKSSGEFGRIQAVLDDMEAQGVSPNIVTFNTLMSIYVQQGRVEDVLRVYADVQERGLVPTAATYSTVMSAYKKAGDAFAAIEFFVMLRGRYRNGELVVGSRGDWEQEFVKFEKLTVRACYLSMRRSLVEGKNPAGEVLKVLLAMDEAGVRPERSDYERLVWACTGEEHYAIGKELYQRIREGGDGGEISLSVCNHLIWLMGKAKKWWAALEIYEDLLDKGPKPNNLSHELIMSHFNILLDAAKRRGIWRWGVRLLNKMQEKGLKPGSKEWNAVLLACSRASEASAAVDIFKKMVEEGLKPDVVSYGALLSALEKGKLYDEALKVWEHMCKVGIKPNLYAYTILVSIYIGKGNHVMVDAVLHDMLSKRIEPTVVTFNAIISACVRNNSSGNAFEWFHRMKMRGIEPNEITYQMLIEALVQDGKPRLAYEMYMKACNQGLQLPAKSYDTVLEACKAYGSIADLTTLGPRPSKGLEPIRIENSFSSFSQFKDLHSSSHHFAGIGMYGFFGYRMATTHVTLLYLALLYSCLQPFSLQTQFNIKKH; the protein is encoded by the exons ATGCCGGCAGCCACAAGCTGCTGGTCGCTCGTGGCAGCTCCTCAGCAATCAGCACCACAAACAGATAGCCTTCGTCTCTCTCAGTTTCAGAGGCCACCAGTGCCCGCGCCCCGGCCTCGCCGCCGCCATGCCTTCCTCCCTGTCCGCCCTCCACTCCACCGCCGCCAGCCACCTCGCACGCCCTCGACTCCGGCGGACGGCCGCCAACGCGCGCGCCTCCTCCCTCCTTCGCCTGCCGCTCGGCCGCCGCTCCCGCTGGGTCGCTGCCGAG AGTGTTGTGACGCGTCCCGTTCTAGAACCTCGCAGTTCGCGACCGGCGGCGCTGGCGGCAcggccaccggcggcggcggcggcagggcgaGGCGAGGCGTGGGCATCGACGTCGCCGCGGTCGCCGCGGCGCTGCGCGACGCTAGAACGGCCGACGACGTGGAGTCCTTGGTGAATGCCTTCTTGAACGACGACAGCGGCGGCGAGGCCCGGCTCCTGCCACTCCAGGTGTACACGTGCGTCATACGGGGGCTCGGCAAGGACAACCGCCCGGACGCCGCGTTCGCCGTCGTGGAGCATCTCAAGCGGAGAGGGGCCGCACTGAACCAGTTCGTGTACAACTGCCTCCTCGGCGCCGTCAAGAGCAGCGGCGAGTTCGGCCGGATCCAAGCCGTCCTCGACGACATGGAGGCGCAGGGGGTGTCCCCGAACATCGTCACCTTCAACACGCTGATGTCGATCTACGTGCAGCAGGGCAGGGTCGAGGACGTCCTCAGGGTGTACGCCGACGTCCAGGAGCGCGGGCTCGTGCCGACCGCCGCGACCTACTCCACGGTGATGTCCGCCTACAAGAAGGCGGGGGACGCGTTCGCGGCCATCGAGTTCTTCGTCATGCTCAGGGGCAGGTACAGGAACGGGGAGCTGGTGGTGGGGAGCCGTGGTGACTGGGAGCAGGAGTTCGTCAAGTTCGAGAAGCTGACTGTCCGGGCGTGCTACCTGTCGATGCGGCGGTCGCTCGTCGAGGGGAAGAATCCGGCTGGCGAGGTGCTGAAGGTCCTCCTCGCCATGGATGAGGCAGGTGTCCGGCCGGAGAGGAGTGACTACGAGCGGCTCGTCTGGGCGTGCACGGGGGAGGAGCATTACGCCATTGGCAAGGAGCTGTACCAGAGGATTCGTGAGGGTGGCGATGGGGGCGAGATCAGCCTGTCCGTCTGCAACCACCTGATTTGGCTGATGGGCAAGGCGAAGAAATGGTGGGCGGCTCTCGAGATCTACGAGGATTTGCTGGACAAAGGGCCGAAGCCGAACAATCTGTCTCATGAACTGATCATGTCACACTTCAACATTCTGCTGGATGCTGCCAAGAGAAGGGGAATTTGGAGGTGGGGTGTTAGGCTGCTCAACAAGATGCAGGAGAAGGGATTGAAGCCCGGAAGCAAGGAGTGGAACGCGGTTCTCCTCGCATGTTCAAGGGCTTCTGAAGCATCGGCGGCGGTGGATATCTTCAAGAAGATGGTAGAGGAAGGGTTGAAGCCAGATGTGGTTTCCTATGGCGCATTGCTGAGTGCACTTGAGAAAGGCAAGCTATATGATGAGGCATTGAAGGTCTGGGAACACATGTGCAAGGTTGGCATCAAACCAAACCTCTATGCATACACGATTCTGGTGTCGATTTACATCGGCAAGGGCAACCATGTTATGGTGGATGCTGTTCTTCATGACATGTTGTCGAAACGGATCGAGCCAACCGTTGTCACCTTCAATGCGATAATCAGCGCTTGCGTGAGGAATAATTCGAGTGGAAATGCCTTTGAGTGGTTTCACAGGATGAAGATGCGGGGCATTGAGCCGAATGAAATTACATACCAGATGTTGATTGAAGCTCTTGTGCAAGATGGCAAACCAAGACTTGCTTATGAGATGTACATGAAGGCTTGCAACCAAGGTCTTCAGCTTCCTGCAAAGTCATATGACACTGTACTGGAGGCGTGTAAGGCTTATGGTTCCATAGCAGATCTAACTACTTTGGGTCCTCGCCCTTCAAAAGGGTTGGAACCCATCAGGATAGAGAATAGCTTTTCCAGTTTCTCTCAATTCAAGGATCTGCATAGCAGCTCTCATCATTTTGCAGGCATTGGAATGTATGGATTTTTCGGATACAGAATGGCAACCACGCATGTAACATTACTCTATCTCGCCCTGTTGTATAGTTGCCTTCAGCCCTTCAGCCTCCAAACCCAATTCAACATTAAAAAACATTGA
- the LOC136528512 gene encoding protein LOW PHOTOSYNTHETIC EFFICIENCY 1, chloroplastic-like isoform X3 produces the protein MPAATSCWSLVAAPQQSAPQTDSLRLSQFQRPPVPAPRPRRRHAFLPVRPPLHRRQPPRTPSTPADGRQRARLLPPSPAARPPLPLGRCRECCDASRSRTSQFATGGAGGTATGGGGGRARRGVGIDVAAVAAALRDARTADDVESLVNAFLNDDSGGEARLLPLQVYTCVIRGLGKDNRPDAAFAVVEHLKRRGAALNQFVYNCLLGAVKSSGEFGRIQAVLDDMEAQGVSPNIVTFNTLMSIYVQQGRVEDVLRVYADVQERGLVPTAATYSTVMSAYKKAGDAFAAIEFFVMLRGRYRNGELVVGSRGDWEQEFVKFEKLTVRACYLSMRRSLVEGKNPAGEVLKVLLAMDEAGVRPERSDYERLVWACTGEEHYAIGKELYQRIREGGDGGEISLSVCNHLIWLMGKAKKWWAALEIYEDLLDKGPKPNNLSHELIMSHFNILLDAAKRRGIWRWGVRLLNKMQEKGLKPGSKEWNAVLLACSRASEASAAVDIFKKMVEEGLKPDVVSYGALLSALEKGKLYDEALKVWEHMCKVGIKPNLYAYTILVSIYIGKGNHVMVDAVLHDMLSKRIEPTVVTFNAIISACVRNNSSGNAFEWFHRMKMRGIEPNEITYQMLIEALVQDGKPRLAYEMYMKACNQGLQLPAKSYDTVLEACIGMYGFFGYRMATTHVTLLYLALLYSCLQPFSLQTQFNIKKH, from the exons ATGCCGGCAGCCACAAGCTGCTGGTCGCTCGTGGCAGCTCCTCAGCAATCAGCACCACAAACAGATAGCCTTCGTCTCTCTCAGTTTCAGAGGCCACCAGTGCCCGCGCCCCGGCCTCGCCGCCGCCATGCCTTCCTCCCTGTCCGCCCTCCACTCCACCGCCGCCAGCCACCTCGCACGCCCTCGACTCCGGCGGACGGCCGCCAACGCGCGCGCCTCCTCCCTCCTTCGCCTGCCGCTCGGCCGCCGCTCCCGCTGGGTCGCTGCCGAG AGTGTTGTGACGCGTCCCGTTCTAGAACCTCGCAGTTCGCGACCGGCGGCGCTGGCGGCAcggccaccggcggcggcggcggcagggcgaGGCGAGGCGTGGGCATCGACGTCGCCGCGGTCGCCGCGGCGCTGCGCGACGCTAGAACGGCCGACGACGTGGAGTCCTTGGTGAATGCCTTCTTGAACGACGACAGCGGCGGCGAGGCCCGGCTCCTGCCACTCCAGGTGTACACGTGCGTCATACGGGGGCTCGGCAAGGACAACCGCCCGGACGCCGCGTTCGCCGTCGTGGAGCATCTCAAGCGGAGAGGGGCCGCACTGAACCAGTTCGTGTACAACTGCCTCCTCGGCGCCGTCAAGAGCAGCGGCGAGTTCGGCCGGATCCAAGCCGTCCTCGACGACATGGAGGCGCAGGGGGTGTCCCCGAACATCGTCACCTTCAACACGCTGATGTCGATCTACGTGCAGCAGGGCAGGGTCGAGGACGTCCTCAGGGTGTACGCCGACGTCCAGGAGCGCGGGCTCGTGCCGACCGCCGCGACCTACTCCACGGTGATGTCCGCCTACAAGAAGGCGGGGGACGCGTTCGCGGCCATCGAGTTCTTCGTCATGCTCAGGGGCAGGTACAGGAACGGGGAGCTGGTGGTGGGGAGCCGTGGTGACTGGGAGCAGGAGTTCGTCAAGTTCGAGAAGCTGACTGTCCGGGCGTGCTACCTGTCGATGCGGCGGTCGCTCGTCGAGGGGAAGAATCCGGCTGGCGAGGTGCTGAAGGTCCTCCTCGCCATGGATGAGGCAGGTGTCCGGCCGGAGAGGAGTGACTACGAGCGGCTCGTCTGGGCGTGCACGGGGGAGGAGCATTACGCCATTGGCAAGGAGCTGTACCAGAGGATTCGTGAGGGTGGCGATGGGGGCGAGATCAGCCTGTCCGTCTGCAACCACCTGATTTGGCTGATGGGCAAGGCGAAGAAATGGTGGGCGGCTCTCGAGATCTACGAGGATTTGCTGGACAAAGGGCCGAAGCCGAACAATCTGTCTCATGAACTGATCATGTCACACTTCAACATTCTGCTGGATGCTGCCAAGAGAAGGGGAATTTGGAGGTGGGGTGTTAGGCTGCTCAACAAGATGCAGGAGAAGGGATTGAAGCCCGGAAGCAAGGAGTGGAACGCGGTTCTCCTCGCATGTTCAAGGGCTTCTGAAGCATCGGCGGCGGTGGATATCTTCAAGAAGATGGTAGAGGAAGGGTTGAAGCCAGATGTGGTTTCCTATGGCGCATTGCTGAGTGCACTTGAGAAAGGCAAGCTATATGATGAGGCATTGAAGGTCTGGGAACACATGTGCAAGGTTGGCATCAAACCAAACCTCTATGCATACACGATTCTGGTGTCGATTTACATCGGCAAGGGCAACCATGTTATGGTGGATGCTGTTCTTCATGACATGTTGTCGAAACGGATCGAGCCAACCGTTGTCACCTTCAATGCGATAATCAGCGCTTGCGTGAGGAATAATTCGAGTGGAAATGCCTTTGAGTGGTTTCACAGGATGAAGATGCGGGGCATTGAGCCGAATGAAATTACATACCAGATGTTGATTGAAGCTCTTGTGCAAGATGGCAAACCAAGACTTGCTTATGAGATGTACATGAAGGCTTGCAACCAAGGTCTTCAGCTTCCTGCAAAGTCATATGACACTGTACTGGAGGCGT GCATTGGAATGTATGGATTTTTCGGATACAGAATGGCAACCACGCATGTAACATTACTCTATCTCGCCCTGTTGTATAGTTGCCTTCAGCCCTTCAGCCTCCAAACCCAATTCAACATTAAAAAACATTGA
- the LOC136528512 gene encoding protein LOW PHOTOSYNTHETIC EFFICIENCY 1, chloroplastic-like isoform X2 translates to MPAATSCWSLVAAPQQSAPQTDSLRLSQFQRPPVPAPRPRRRHAFLPVRPPLHRRQPPRTPSTPADGRQRARLLPPSPAARPPLPLGRCRGTHACILTSQFATGGAGGTATGGGGGRARRGVGIDVAAVAAALRDARTADDVESLVNAFLNDDSGGEARLLPLQVYTCVIRGLGKDNRPDAAFAVVEHLKRRGAALNQFVYNCLLGAVKSSGEFGRIQAVLDDMEAQGVSPNIVTFNTLMSIYVQQGRVEDVLRVYADVQERGLVPTAATYSTVMSAYKKAGDAFAAIEFFVMLRGRYRNGELVVGSRGDWEQEFVKFEKLTVRACYLSMRRSLVEGKNPAGEVLKVLLAMDEAGVRPERSDYERLVWACTGEEHYAIGKELYQRIREGGDGGEISLSVCNHLIWLMGKAKKWWAALEIYEDLLDKGPKPNNLSHELIMSHFNILLDAAKRRGIWRWGVRLLNKMQEKGLKPGSKEWNAVLLACSRASEASAAVDIFKKMVEEGLKPDVVSYGALLSALEKGKLYDEALKVWEHMCKVGIKPNLYAYTILVSIYIGKGNHVMVDAVLHDMLSKRIEPTVVTFNAIISACVRNNSSGNAFEWFHRMKMRGIEPNEITYQMLIEALVQDGKPRLAYEMYMKACNQGLQLPAKSYDTVLEACKAYGSIADLTTLGPRPSKGLEPIRIENSFSSFSQFKDLHSSSHHFAGIGMYGFFGYRMATTHVTLLYLALLYSCLQPFSLQTQFNIKKH, encoded by the exons ATGCCGGCAGCCACAAGCTGCTGGTCGCTCGTGGCAGCTCCTCAGCAATCAGCACCACAAACAGATAGCCTTCGTCTCTCTCAGTTTCAGAGGCCACCAGTGCCCGCGCCCCGGCCTCGCCGCCGCCATGCCTTCCTCCCTGTCCGCCCTCCACTCCACCGCCGCCAGCCACCTCGCACGCCCTCGACTCCGGCGGACGGCCGCCAACGCGCGCGCCTCCTCCCTCCTTCGCCTGCCGCTCGGCCGCCGCTCCCGCTGGGTCGCTGCCGAGGTACGCACGCTTGCATTCT AACCTCGCAGTTCGCGACCGGCGGCGCTGGCGGCAcggccaccggcggcggcggcggcagggcgaGGCGAGGCGTGGGCATCGACGTCGCCGCGGTCGCCGCGGCGCTGCGCGACGCTAGAACGGCCGACGACGTGGAGTCCTTGGTGAATGCCTTCTTGAACGACGACAGCGGCGGCGAGGCCCGGCTCCTGCCACTCCAGGTGTACACGTGCGTCATACGGGGGCTCGGCAAGGACAACCGCCCGGACGCCGCGTTCGCCGTCGTGGAGCATCTCAAGCGGAGAGGGGCCGCACTGAACCAGTTCGTGTACAACTGCCTCCTCGGCGCCGTCAAGAGCAGCGGCGAGTTCGGCCGGATCCAAGCCGTCCTCGACGACATGGAGGCGCAGGGGGTGTCCCCGAACATCGTCACCTTCAACACGCTGATGTCGATCTACGTGCAGCAGGGCAGGGTCGAGGACGTCCTCAGGGTGTACGCCGACGTCCAGGAGCGCGGGCTCGTGCCGACCGCCGCGACCTACTCCACGGTGATGTCCGCCTACAAGAAGGCGGGGGACGCGTTCGCGGCCATCGAGTTCTTCGTCATGCTCAGGGGCAGGTACAGGAACGGGGAGCTGGTGGTGGGGAGCCGTGGTGACTGGGAGCAGGAGTTCGTCAAGTTCGAGAAGCTGACTGTCCGGGCGTGCTACCTGTCGATGCGGCGGTCGCTCGTCGAGGGGAAGAATCCGGCTGGCGAGGTGCTGAAGGTCCTCCTCGCCATGGATGAGGCAGGTGTCCGGCCGGAGAGGAGTGACTACGAGCGGCTCGTCTGGGCGTGCACGGGGGAGGAGCATTACGCCATTGGCAAGGAGCTGTACCAGAGGATTCGTGAGGGTGGCGATGGGGGCGAGATCAGCCTGTCCGTCTGCAACCACCTGATTTGGCTGATGGGCAAGGCGAAGAAATGGTGGGCGGCTCTCGAGATCTACGAGGATTTGCTGGACAAAGGGCCGAAGCCGAACAATCTGTCTCATGAACTGATCATGTCACACTTCAACATTCTGCTGGATGCTGCCAAGAGAAGGGGAATTTGGAGGTGGGGTGTTAGGCTGCTCAACAAGATGCAGGAGAAGGGATTGAAGCCCGGAAGCAAGGAGTGGAACGCGGTTCTCCTCGCATGTTCAAGGGCTTCTGAAGCATCGGCGGCGGTGGATATCTTCAAGAAGATGGTAGAGGAAGGGTTGAAGCCAGATGTGGTTTCCTATGGCGCATTGCTGAGTGCACTTGAGAAAGGCAAGCTATATGATGAGGCATTGAAGGTCTGGGAACACATGTGCAAGGTTGGCATCAAACCAAACCTCTATGCATACACGATTCTGGTGTCGATTTACATCGGCAAGGGCAACCATGTTATGGTGGATGCTGTTCTTCATGACATGTTGTCGAAACGGATCGAGCCAACCGTTGTCACCTTCAATGCGATAATCAGCGCTTGCGTGAGGAATAATTCGAGTGGAAATGCCTTTGAGTGGTTTCACAGGATGAAGATGCGGGGCATTGAGCCGAATGAAATTACATACCAGATGTTGATTGAAGCTCTTGTGCAAGATGGCAAACCAAGACTTGCTTATGAGATGTACATGAAGGCTTGCAACCAAGGTCTTCAGCTTCCTGCAAAGTCATATGACACTGTACTGGAGGCGTGTAAGGCTTATGGTTCCATAGCAGATCTAACTACTTTGGGTCCTCGCCCTTCAAAAGGGTTGGAACCCATCAGGATAGAGAATAGCTTTTCCAGTTTCTCTCAATTCAAGGATCTGCATAGCAGCTCTCATCATTTTGCAGGCATTGGAATGTATGGATTTTTCGGATACAGAATGGCAACCACGCATGTAACATTACTCTATCTCGCCCTGTTGTATAGTTGCCTTCAGCCCTTCAGCCTCCAAACCCAATTCAACATTAAAAAACATTGA